Proteins encoded together in one Chitinophaga varians window:
- the galK gene encoding galactokinase has translation MIQQTREKFIQLFGKEPLIVVSPGRINLIGEHTDYNDGFVLPAAIDKKIVYAVALNGTRQCNVHAVFTHETVSFSLDNVVPTPGWINYLMGVVYQLQQGNYPVEGFDCVIAGDIPVGAGMSSSAAVEGGLVAALDEIFQYGMSRMDMALLGQRAEHSFPGVKCGIMDQFANLHGKKDQVVRLDCRSLEYEYFPFDFPEYRIVLCNSMVHHSLASSEYNVRRQQCEEGVATIQAQHPEVKSLRDATMPMLEAVKVQLPAKVYDRCKYVIEEIQRVQDATTLLKKGDLQAFGQLMYATHEGLSALYEVSCPELDFLVSLAKERPEVAGARVMGGGFGGCTINLVKQDKVDAFRDFVTTRYQQQFGKVPEIYVTTIENGTTVQKVAAAAPDARV, from the coding sequence ATGATACAACAAACAAGGGAGAAATTCATCCAGCTATTTGGAAAAGAGCCTCTGATCGTAGTTTCCCCGGGAAGAATTAACCTCATCGGTGAACATACTGACTATAATGACGGTTTTGTATTGCCTGCCGCTATTGATAAAAAAATCGTTTATGCGGTAGCGTTGAACGGTACCCGTCAATGTAACGTACACGCGGTGTTCACGCATGAAACGGTGTCTTTCAGCCTCGACAATGTAGTGCCTACTCCCGGATGGATCAACTACCTGATGGGCGTGGTATACCAGCTGCAACAGGGCAACTATCCGGTGGAAGGGTTTGACTGTGTGATCGCAGGCGATATCCCGGTAGGTGCAGGCATGTCTTCTTCCGCAGCTGTGGAAGGCGGACTCGTAGCGGCGCTGGACGAAATTTTCCAATACGGCATGAGCCGCATGGACATGGCTTTGCTGGGCCAGCGGGCAGAACACTCGTTCCCCGGCGTGAAATGCGGTATCATGGACCAGTTTGCCAATCTGCATGGTAAAAAGGACCAGGTAGTACGACTGGACTGCCGCAGCCTGGAATACGAATATTTTCCTTTCGACTTCCCGGAATACCGCATTGTGCTGTGTAATTCCATGGTGCATCATTCCCTCGCTTCATCAGAATACAATGTTCGCCGCCAGCAATGTGAGGAAGGCGTAGCCACCATCCAGGCACAGCATCCGGAAGTGAAATCGCTCCGCGATGCTACCATGCCCATGCTGGAAGCTGTAAAAGTACAGTTGCCCGCCAAAGTATATGACCGCTGTAAATATGTGATTGAAGAAATTCAGCGTGTGCAGGACGCCACAACACTGTTGAAAAAAGGAGACCTGCAGGCTTTCGGTCAACTGATGTATGCTACCCACGAAGGACTGAGCGCGCTCTACGAAGTAAGCTGCCCGGAACTGGATTTCCTGGTGTCCCTTGCCAAAGAGAGACCGGAGGTGGCCGGCGCCCGCGTAATGGGCGGTGGTTTCGGCGGTTGCACCATCAACCTGGTAAAACAGGATAAGGTAGATGCTTTCCGTGATTTTGTGACAACACGCTACCAGCAACAATTTGGCAAAGTGCCGGAGATTTATGTGACGACGATAGAAAACGGCACTACGGTGCAGAAAGTTGCCGCAGCCGCGCCTGATGCGCGCGTATAA
- a CDS encoding N-acetylornithine carbamoyltransferase: MKQFISTADVPSVPRLVDIAMNYKKDPFIDKELGKNKTLGMIFLNPSLRTRLSTQVAAKNLGMEAVVFNIDKEGWALEMNDGVVMNGNTTEHVKEAAAVMGQYFDILAIRTFPGLKNKEEDYTEKYINQFIKYAGVPVVSLESATLHPLQSLTDVITIKENWQQPRKPKVVMTWAPHVKSLPQAVPNSFAQWMNAWGEVDFVIAHPEGYELDEKFSGNARIEHNQDKALEGADFVYVKNWSSYRDYGKITCTDPSWMVTNDKLKHTNTAKVMHCLPVRRNVVIADEVLDGPQSIVIPEAGNRVWAAQAVLSEILKG, from the coding sequence ATGAAGCAGTTTATTTCAACAGCAGATGTGCCCAGTGTCCCGCGGTTGGTGGACATTGCCATGAACTACAAGAAAGATCCTTTTATCGATAAGGAATTGGGAAAAAACAAAACGTTGGGAATGATTTTCCTGAATCCCAGTTTGCGAACACGCTTAAGTACACAGGTAGCTGCTAAAAACCTGGGCATGGAAGCAGTGGTGTTCAATATCGACAAAGAGGGCTGGGCACTGGAGATGAATGATGGTGTAGTGATGAATGGTAATACCACCGAACACGTAAAAGAAGCTGCCGCTGTGATGGGGCAATACTTCGACATACTGGCTATCCGCACCTTTCCGGGGTTGAAAAACAAAGAGGAAGATTATACCGAAAAATATATCAACCAGTTCATTAAATACGCCGGTGTACCGGTGGTGAGCCTGGAAAGCGCTACCCTGCACCCTTTGCAGAGCCTGACCGATGTGATCACCATCAAGGAAAACTGGCAGCAGCCCCGCAAACCGAAAGTGGTGATGACCTGGGCGCCACATGTAAAGTCGCTGCCACAGGCTGTTCCGAACTCTTTCGCACAATGGATGAATGCCTGGGGAGAAGTGGATTTTGTGATCGCGCATCCGGAAGGCTATGAACTGGACGAGAAATTCTCCGGCAACGCCCGCATAGAACACAACCAGGACAAGGCACTGGAAGGCGCTGACTTTGTGTATGTGAAAAACTGGTCTTCGTATAGGGATTACGGTAAGATCACCTGCACAGACCCCAGCTGGATGGTGACCAATGATAAACTCAAACATACCAATACCGCCAAGGTAATGCACTGTCTGCCGGTGAGAAGAAATGTGGTGATCGCAGACGAAGTACTGGACGGGCCTCAATCCATTGTGATCCCTGAAGCGGGCAACCGTGTATGGGCTGCACAGGCGGTATTAAGCGAAATATTGAAAGGATAA
- a CDS encoding GNAT family N-acetyltransferase, with protein MENQHIIVRVATPDDIHYSKTITDEMEASAKARGTGIAKRSPAYVELKMQEGKAVIALTETGDWVGFCYIEAWGHGKFVANSGLIVNPAFRGHGVAKSIKKRIFELSREKYPESKIFGLTTGLAVMKINSELGYEPVTYSELTDDEEFWKGCRSCVNFDILTSKQRKNCLCTAMLYDPAEKLKEAEERAIADAKAKQEAAATTAQPVNQLSVTAAGQIHHEKRRRRFKGNIKLYERWLRFKRFVLLNSKKEGGATGTRKKFFLF; from the coding sequence TTGGAAAATCAGCATATCATCGTTAGGGTAGCCACACCTGACGATATACACTATTCAAAAACCATCACCGATGAGATGGAAGCGTCTGCAAAAGCGCGTGGGACCGGTATTGCCAAACGTTCACCGGCTTACGTGGAGCTTAAAATGCAGGAGGGCAAAGCTGTTATTGCGTTAACCGAAACGGGCGACTGGGTGGGCTTTTGTTATATAGAGGCCTGGGGCCATGGAAAATTTGTCGCCAACTCGGGGCTGATCGTGAATCCTGCCTTCCGTGGGCATGGCGTGGCTAAGTCTATCAAAAAGAGAATTTTTGAACTGTCGAGAGAAAAATATCCTGAGTCCAAAATCTTTGGCCTTACTACCGGTCTTGCCGTGATGAAGATCAACTCTGAACTGGGTTACGAGCCTGTTACCTATTCCGAGCTGACCGACGATGAAGAATTCTGGAAAGGTTGCCGCAGCTGTGTGAACTTTGATATCCTCACCAGCAAACAGCGGAAGAACTGCCTGTGCACAGCGATGCTGTATGATCCGGCAGAGAAGCTGAAAGAAGCGGAAGAGCGGGCCATAGCCGACGCCAAAGCCAAACAGGAAGCTGCAGCGACCACCGCGCAGCCTGTCAACCAGCTGTCTGTGACCGCTGCCGGCCAGATCCATCACGAGAAAAGACGCCGGAGATTTAAAGGAAACATAAAGCTCTACGAACGCTGGTTAAGATTTAAAAGATTTGTTTTGCTTAACAGCAAAAAAGAAGGCGGCGCTACCGGCACCAGGAAAAAATTCTTCCTGTTCTGA
- a CDS encoding alpha-L-fucosidase, with protein sequence MKKTSLLFAGLLACGMASAQKIQPYGALPSKAQVAWNDMEYYMFIHFGPNTFTNKEWGHGDEDPKVFNPTRLDARQWARTAKQAGMKGIVITAKHHDGFCLWPSKYSTHTVRESAWKNGKGDVLAELSAACKEYGLKFGVYLSPWDRNHPEYGTATYNQVFANTLEEVLSGYGPVFEQWFDGANGGNIKQPYDWDLFHKVVYKHQPNAVIFSDVGPGCRWVGNENGIAGTTNWSTLNVKGFTPGAGGPPTKSLNEGNEDGEKWIPAECDVSIRPGWFYSPDTDDKVKPVNTLLDIYYGSVGRNGNLILNVPIDREGVIHPNDSTRLMELRRVLDASFKTNLAKNAVVTATDTRKNNPEVKVSHLTDGTNATYWATPDNVTKTTVKLAFKKPVTFNRVVLQEYIALGQRVSAFSVEILDKGVKKEIARETTIGHKRILRLPDYTTTEVYINILDAKAAPVISEVQLYEAPGMLATPEIHRDKDGRVTITAASADPEIHYTTDGTAPTLQSPLYTPQTVINLPQGGEVKARAFLRKTNAASPEVKARFDVAPAKWQVVAPAVAEAARAIDGNPATVWASDKKSTQYPHQLDVDLGETLTLKGFTYTPTTNEHVGGVIYGYAFYTSTDGKSWGQPAATGSFANIKNNPVQQTVTFAPVKARFIRLVALTPATEKDNQASVAELGIITK encoded by the coding sequence ATGAAAAAGACCAGTTTATTATTCGCCGGCTTATTGGCCTGTGGCATGGCCTCGGCACAGAAAATCCAGCCTTATGGCGCGCTGCCGTCCAAAGCGCAGGTGGCCTGGAATGACATGGAATATTACATGTTCATCCACTTCGGGCCCAACACCTTTACCAACAAGGAGTGGGGACATGGTGATGAAGACCCGAAGGTGTTTAATCCTACCCGCCTCGATGCCCGTCAATGGGCACGTACCGCCAAACAGGCCGGCATGAAAGGCATTGTGATCACCGCCAAACATCATGACGGTTTTTGTTTGTGGCCCTCCAAATACAGTACCCATACTGTTCGTGAGAGCGCATGGAAAAACGGGAAAGGCGATGTGCTCGCGGAACTGTCTGCCGCCTGTAAGGAGTACGGCCTGAAGTTCGGCGTGTACCTGTCGCCGTGGGACCGGAACCATCCCGAGTATGGTACCGCCACTTACAACCAGGTATTTGCCAATACTTTGGAAGAAGTGCTTTCCGGCTACGGCCCTGTATTTGAGCAGTGGTTCGATGGCGCCAACGGAGGTAACATCAAACAGCCTTATGACTGGGACCTGTTCCATAAAGTAGTCTATAAACATCAGCCTAACGCCGTTATTTTCAGCGACGTAGGCCCCGGCTGCCGCTGGGTGGGCAATGAAAACGGCATTGCCGGCACTACTAACTGGAGCACGCTGAATGTGAAAGGATTTACGCCCGGCGCGGGCGGCCCTCCCACCAAATCGCTCAACGAAGGCAATGAAGACGGTGAAAAATGGATACCCGCAGAATGCGACGTGTCTATCCGCCCGGGATGGTTCTACAGCCCGGACACCGATGACAAGGTGAAACCTGTCAATACCCTGCTGGATATCTACTATGGTTCCGTAGGTCGTAACGGCAACCTGATCCTGAATGTGCCGATTGACCGGGAAGGGGTGATCCATCCGAATGATTCCACCCGTTTGATGGAGCTGCGCCGCGTGCTGGACGCTTCCTTCAAAACTAATCTCGCAAAAAATGCGGTAGTAACGGCAACGGATACACGTAAAAATAATCCTGAAGTGAAAGTGTCCCATCTCACGGATGGTACCAATGCTACCTACTGGGCTACGCCGGACAACGTCACCAAAACGACGGTGAAACTGGCATTTAAAAAGCCGGTGACTTTCAACCGGGTGGTGTTACAGGAGTACATCGCGCTGGGACAGCGGGTAAGCGCTTTCAGCGTAGAAATTCTGGACAAGGGCGTGAAGAAGGAGATCGCCCGGGAAACCACTATCGGGCACAAGCGCATTCTGCGCCTGCCGGACTATACCACTACCGAGGTATATATTAATATATTAGACGCCAAGGCGGCGCCGGTGATCAGCGAAGTACAGCTGTATGAAGCACCCGGTATGCTGGCCACACCGGAGATCCATCGCGACAAAGATGGCAGGGTGACCATCACCGCCGCCTCTGCCGATCCGGAAATACATTACACGACAGATGGCACCGCGCCTACGCTCCAGTCTCCGTTGTACACACCGCAGACCGTTATCAACCTGCCACAGGGCGGCGAGGTGAAAGCCCGCGCTTTCCTGCGTAAAACGAATGCGGCCAGTCCGGAAGTGAAAGCCCGTTTCGACGTAGCGCCCGCCAAATGGCAGGTAGTGGCTCCTGCCGTTGCGGAAGCAGCCAGGGCTATCGACGGGAATCCGGCCACCGTGTGGGCATCTGACAAAAAATCGACACAGTATCCGCATCAGCTGGACGTTGACCTTGGTGAAACGCTGACACTGAAAGGGTTCACCTATACGCCTACCACCAATGAGCATGTTGGTGGCGTGATCTACGGTTACGCTTTCTACACCAGCACTGATGGTAAAAGCTGGGGACAACCGGCAGCCACCGGCAGTTTCGCCAATATCAAAAACAACCCGGTGCAGCAGACCGTTACCTTTGCCCCGGTGAAAGCCAGATTTATCCGGTTGGTGGCGCTCACGCCCGCTACAGAAAAAGACAATCAGGCCAGTGTGGCCGAATTGGGAATAATTACCAAATAG
- the argG gene encoding argininosuccinate synthase yields the protein MKKVVLGFSGGLDTSYCVKYLTEEKGYEVHSVIVNTGGFSEEELQEIEKRAYNLGVKSHKTVNAVRSYYDGVIKYLIFGNVLKNNTYPLSVSAERMSQALAIAEYVKEVGADAVAHGSTGAGNDQVRFDMVFHIMIPGVEIITPIRDMKLSREEEISYLQSKGMNVNFEKAMYSINKGMWGTSVGGKETLTSNGMLPEAAWPTQLTKQGEEQVKLTFEKGELVGVNDQQFGHPSEAIQYLQTIAGPFAIGRDIHVGDTIIGIKGRVGFEAAAPMVIIKAHHALEKHVLTKWQLTWKDQLAQFYGNWMHEGQIMDPVMRDIEAFLQHTQENVSGEVFVTLMPYRLQVTGIQSPYDLMNSKFGKYGEMNSGWSGEDVRGFSKIFGNQTMIWHQVKNSL from the coding sequence ATGAAAAAAGTAGTACTGGGATTTAGCGGAGGACTTGATACTTCCTATTGCGTTAAATATCTGACCGAAGAAAAAGGATATGAGGTGCATTCCGTAATCGTCAACACCGGTGGTTTTTCCGAAGAAGAGCTGCAGGAAATTGAGAAACGCGCTTATAACCTGGGCGTTAAAAGTCACAAGACTGTTAACGCGGTCCGTTCCTACTACGACGGCGTTATTAAATATTTGATTTTCGGTAACGTACTGAAAAATAACACCTACCCGCTGAGCGTGAGCGCAGAGCGTATGAGCCAGGCACTGGCCATCGCGGAATATGTGAAGGAAGTAGGTGCTGACGCAGTAGCACATGGCAGCACCGGCGCTGGTAACGACCAGGTGCGTTTTGACATGGTGTTCCATATCATGATCCCTGGAGTGGAGATCATCACGCCCATCCGTGATATGAAGCTGAGCCGTGAAGAAGAAATTTCCTACCTGCAGTCCAAAGGCATGAACGTGAACTTCGAGAAGGCCATGTACTCCATCAATAAAGGTATGTGGGGCACTTCCGTAGGAGGTAAGGAAACACTGACTTCCAACGGTATGTTGCCGGAAGCAGCATGGCCTACCCAGCTGACCAAACAAGGCGAGGAACAAGTAAAACTGACTTTCGAAAAAGGTGAACTGGTTGGTGTGAACGACCAGCAATTCGGTCACCCGTCTGAAGCTATCCAATATCTGCAAACGATCGCAGGACCGTTTGCCATCGGCCGTGACATCCACGTAGGCGATACCATCATTGGTATCAAAGGCCGTGTAGGCTTTGAAGCCGCTGCGCCCATGGTGATCATCAAAGCACACCACGCCCTGGAAAAACATGTGCTCACCAAATGGCAACTGACCTGGAAAGACCAGCTGGCACAGTTTTACGGCAACTGGATGCATGAAGGACAGATCATGGACCCGGTCATGCGCGACATCGAAGCGTTCCTGCAACACACACAGGAAAATGTTTCCGGTGAAGTGTTCGTTACCCTGATGCCTTACCGCCTCCAGGTAACCGGTATCCAGTCGCCTTACGACCTGATGAACAGCAAATTCGGCAAGTACGGCGAAATGAACAGCGGCTGGTCCGGCGAAGACGTAAGAGGCTTCAGCAAAATCTTTGGTAATCAGACAATGATCTGGCATCAGGTTAAAAATTCTCTCTAA
- a CDS encoding Gfo/Idh/MocA family protein, whose amino-acid sequence MNKQPLHRRSFLKNTAAAGIGLSMLGSSAKLFANEKKPKVRIGLIGVGARGLSHLSLCLHREDVDVVAFADPDTAYTVPKARDMITKVYGGKRKVAEYTNGPEDYHNLLKRDDIDAVIIATPWEWHSIMAIAAMKAGKTPAVEVCGASDIQECWELVNTSEATGVQVFGMENVCYRRDVMAVLNMARQGLFGEITHLQGGYQHDLRAVKFNNGKQYYGGGVEFGENALSEAKWRTNHSVHRNADLYPSHGLGPIGNVINMNRGNRLMTITSVATKSRGLHKYIVDNSSESHPNAKVKFKLGDIVSSLMTTSNGETIMLSHDTNSPRPYSLNFRVQGTNGLWMDDQDSIYIEKKSPFDQWEKTGKPEDADSYFGKYDHPLWKRYANDAKGAGHGGMDWYVLNSFVESIKRGAPYQLDVYDMATWYAITPLSEQSILEGGSVQYIPDFTRGRWMNRKPIFALDDQY is encoded by the coding sequence ATGAATAAACAACCACTGCATCGCAGAAGTTTTCTCAAAAACACGGCGGCCGCAGGTATAGGCCTCTCTATGCTCGGCTCCTCTGCTAAACTGTTTGCCAATGAAAAGAAACCCAAGGTAAGAATTGGTCTGATCGGCGTAGGCGCCCGCGGCCTGAGTCACCTCAGCCTCTGCCTGCACCGTGAAGACGTTGACGTGGTAGCTTTTGCAGACCCCGACACGGCCTACACCGTTCCCAAAGCAAGAGACATGATCACCAAGGTATACGGCGGCAAAAGAAAAGTGGCTGAATACACCAACGGTCCGGAAGATTATCATAACCTGCTGAAAAGAGATGACATCGATGCGGTGATCATCGCCACCCCCTGGGAATGGCACTCCATCATGGCCATTGCAGCGATGAAAGCCGGCAAAACCCCGGCGGTGGAAGTATGCGGCGCCTCCGACATCCAGGAATGCTGGGAACTGGTAAACACCAGCGAAGCTACCGGCGTTCAGGTTTTCGGTATGGAAAACGTGTGCTACCGCAGAGACGTGATGGCAGTACTGAACATGGCGCGCCAGGGCCTGTTCGGCGAAATCACTCACCTGCAGGGCGGCTACCAGCACGACCTTCGCGCAGTGAAATTCAACAACGGTAAACAATACTATGGCGGTGGCGTGGAATTCGGCGAAAACGCGCTGTCTGAAGCCAAATGGAGGACCAACCACTCCGTTCACCGTAACGCTGACCTTTACCCTTCCCATGGTCTTGGCCCTATCGGTAACGTGATCAACATGAACCGCGGCAACCGCCTCATGACCATCACTTCCGTGGCCACCAAATCCCGCGGTCTCCACAAATACATCGTGGACAACAGCAGCGAAAGCCATCCGAACGCAAAAGTGAAATTCAAACTCGGCGATATCGTTTCTTCCCTGATGACCACCAGCAATGGTGAAACCATCATGCTGTCCCACGATACCAACTCCCCCCGCCCTTACTCCCTCAACTTCCGCGTTCAGGGTACTAACGGCCTGTGGATGGATGATCAGGACTCCATATATATCGAAAAGAAAAGCCCGTTCGACCAGTGGGAAAAAACCGGCAAACCGGAAGATGCTGACAGCTACTTCGGCAAGTACGACCACCCGCTGTGGAAACGTTACGCCAACGACGCTAAAGGCGCAGGCCACGGTGGTATGGACTGGTACGTGCTCAACTCCTTCGTGGAGAGCATCAAACGCGGCGCTCCTTACCAGCTCGATGTATACGATATGGCTACCTGGTACGCTATCACTCCGCTCAGCGAACAATCTATTCTCGAAGGCGGCAGCGTGCAGTACATCCCTGACTTCACCCGCGGTCGCTGGATGAACAGGAAACCGATCTTTGCACTGGACGATCAGTACTAG
- the argB gene encoding acetylglutamate kinase, producing the protein MIDLFIIKVGGNVIDNPVLLQAFLEKFATIPGKKILIHGGGKIATRIGDQLGIESKYVDGRRITDAATIDVVTMVYGGLVNKQLVAKLQAAQCNAIGLTGADANIIPATKRPVKEIDYGFVGDVKPEMVQATALKALLEAGLTPVFAPLTYDGNGQMLNTNADTIAASLAIALSASYQVRLIYCFEKKGVLRDPQDDNAVINLINKEIYQQLLDEKVLTDGILPKLQNAFSAIDNGVKEVLIGHADDVLSNTTDTVAGTLIC; encoded by the coding sequence ATGATTGATCTGTTTATTATCAAAGTAGGCGGAAACGTCATCGATAACCCGGTATTGTTGCAGGCTTTCTTAGAAAAGTTTGCAACGATACCCGGTAAAAAAATACTGATACATGGTGGTGGTAAAATCGCTACCCGTATCGGTGACCAGCTGGGCATCGAATCCAAATATGTAGATGGCCGCCGCATCACCGATGCAGCCACCATCGATGTAGTGACCATGGTATATGGCGGGCTGGTGAACAAACAACTGGTCGCCAAACTGCAGGCCGCGCAATGTAACGCCATCGGGCTTACCGGCGCAGATGCCAATATCATTCCTGCCACCAAAAGACCGGTGAAAGAAATCGACTACGGTTTTGTAGGCGACGTAAAACCGGAGATGGTACAGGCCACTGCGCTCAAGGCGTTGCTGGAAGCCGGCCTTACGCCGGTGTTTGCACCGCTTACCTATGATGGTAACGGTCAGATGCTGAACACCAATGCAGACACGATCGCCGCTTCGCTGGCCATTGCCTTGTCAGCCAGTTACCAGGTAAGGCTGATTTACTGCTTCGAGAAAAAAGGCGTGTTGCGTGACCCGCAGGACGACAACGCAGTCATCAACCTGATCAACAAAGAAATCTACCAGCAGCTGCTCGACGAAAAAGTATTGACGGACGGCATCCTGCCTAAGTTACAGAACGCCTTCTCCGCCATCGATAACGGTGTGAAGGAAGTGCTGATAGGACACGCCGACGATGTGCTGAGCAACACCACTGATACAGTGGCGGGCACTTTAATATGCTAG
- the argC gene encoding N-acetyl-gamma-glutamyl-phosphate reductase: MANDKRVRVGIVGGAGYTGGEMIRLLLNHPDVSISFVHSRSNAGNPLYAVHADLLGETERSFTAELSNDIDVMFLCLGHGESKKFLEATDIAPHIKIIDLSQDFRLGESVKGREFVYGLPELQRELIKQASNVANPGCFATAIQLGILPLAKAGLLKEVHTTGITGSTGAGQSLQATSHFTWRANNISTYKVLNHQHLKEIRRSLVQLQPGFGEAVNFVPVRGDFPRGIWVTSYLQCDLTLEEAVQLYKNYYAGHPFTHVSEKQIDLKQVVNTNKVLLQLEKVGDKLVIHSIEDNLVKGASGQAVQNMNLMCGLDETAGLKLKSIVF; encoded by the coding sequence ATGGCGAATGATAAAAGGGTAAGAGTAGGCATTGTTGGTGGGGCAGGCTATACAGGCGGAGAAATGATCCGGTTGTTGCTGAACCATCCGGACGTATCCATTTCGTTTGTGCATAGCCGTAGTAATGCAGGTAATCCGTTGTACGCAGTACATGCCGACCTGCTGGGCGAAACAGAACGGTCTTTCACCGCCGAGCTGAGCAACGATATTGACGTGATGTTCCTGTGCCTTGGGCATGGTGAATCCAAAAAATTCCTGGAAGCGACCGATATCGCTCCTCACATAAAAATAATAGACCTGAGCCAGGACTTTCGTTTAGGCGAAAGCGTTAAGGGAAGGGAATTTGTGTACGGGCTGCCGGAACTGCAGCGTGAGCTGATCAAACAAGCTAGTAACGTGGCCAATCCCGGTTGTTTTGCTACGGCTATCCAGCTGGGCATCCTGCCGCTGGCCAAAGCCGGTCTGCTGAAAGAAGTACATACCACCGGCATCACCGGCTCCACCGGCGCCGGTCAGAGCCTGCAGGCCACTTCCCACTTCACCTGGAGGGCTAACAATATCTCCACTTACAAAGTGCTGAACCATCAGCACCTGAAAGAAATACGACGAAGCCTGGTGCAGTTGCAGCCCGGCTTCGGAGAAGCGGTCAATTTTGTACCGGTACGCGGTGATTTCCCCAGAGGCATCTGGGTGACCTCTTACCTGCAATGCGACCTGACACTGGAAGAAGCAGTGCAGCTGTACAAAAACTACTATGCCGGTCATCCTTTTACGCATGTGAGCGAAAAACAGATAGACCTGAAGCAGGTGGTGAATACCAACAAGGTATTGCTGCAACTCGAGAAAGTGGGCGACAAACTCGTGATCCACTCTATTGAAGATAACCTGGTAAAAGGTGCTTCCGGTCAGGCTGTACAGAACATGAACCTTATGTGCGGGCTGGATGAAACGGCCGGACTGAAACTGAAGTCCATCGTGTTCTAA
- a CDS encoding aspartate aminotransferase family protein: MKLFDVYPVNDIVIDKAAGSNVWDDKGTEYLDLYGGHAVISIGHTNPHYVKRLTDQLHKVGFYSNSVKMPLQEELAALLGKVSGKADYQLFLCNSGAEANENALKLASFYNGKKKVIAFRKSFHGRTSLAVAATDNPKIVAPVNETDNIVFLPWEDEAALEAAFKQHEVSSVIIEGIQGVGGINVASESFLRKIRSLCDAHNAVFIADSVQCGYGRSGKFFSHDFAGVDADIYSMAKGMGNGFPIGGIIISPKFKAVHGMLGTTFGGNHLACAAALAVLEVIESEKLIDNAASVGAYLMEELRKFSQVKEVRGRGLMIGIEMPEELAHVRKNLLGVHKIFTGEAKPNVIRLLPSLALTKAHADQFLEAFRKEVK; this comes from the coding sequence ATGAAACTTTTCGACGTTTATCCAGTAAACGACATCGTTATAGATAAAGCTGCCGGTTCCAACGTATGGGACGATAAAGGCACCGAATACCTGGACCTGTACGGTGGTCATGCCGTTATTTCTATCGGCCATACGAATCCGCACTATGTAAAAAGACTGACAGACCAGCTGCATAAAGTAGGCTTCTATTCCAATTCTGTGAAGATGCCGCTGCAGGAAGAACTGGCCGCTTTGTTGGGCAAGGTTTCCGGCAAAGCAGACTATCAGCTGTTCCTTTGCAACTCCGGCGCCGAAGCCAATGAAAACGCCCTGAAACTGGCATCTTTCTACAATGGTAAGAAGAAAGTGATCGCATTCCGCAAATCTTTCCATGGAAGGACTTCCCTCGCTGTAGCAGCCACTGATAATCCGAAGATAGTAGCGCCTGTGAATGAAACCGACAACATCGTGTTTTTGCCATGGGAAGATGAAGCTGCGCTGGAAGCCGCTTTCAAACAACATGAAGTGTCTTCTGTTATCATTGAAGGTATTCAGGGCGTGGGCGGTATCAACGTGGCCAGCGAATCTTTCCTGCGGAAGATCAGAAGCCTGTGCGACGCGCACAACGCCGTGTTTATCGCTGACTCCGTGCAATGTGGTTACGGCAGAAGCGGTAAATTTTTCTCCCACGATTTTGCCGGTGTGGACGCCGATATCTACTCCATGGCAAAAGGCATGGGTAACGGTTTCCCGATAGGTGGCATTATCATCTCCCCGAAATTCAAAGCAGTGCATGGTATGCTGGGCACCACGTTTGGTGGTAACCACCTGGCCTGCGCAGCAGCCCTCGCCGTACTGGAAGTGATCGAAAGCGAAAAGCTGATCGATAACGCCGCCAGCGTAGGTGCGTACCTGATGGAAGAACTGCGGAAGTTCTCCCAGGTAAAAGAAGTAAGGGGTCGTGGTCTGATGATCGGTATCGAGATGCCGGAAGAGCTGGCCCATGTTAGAAAGAACCTGCTCGGCGTTCATAAGATCTTTACCGGAGAAGCCAAGCCGAACGTAATACGGCTGCTGCCTTCCCTGGCATTGACCAAAGCCCATGCAGATCAGTTTTTGGAAGCGTTTAGAAAAGAAGTCAAATAG